The following DNA comes from Corallococcus exiguus.
GATTCGGCGCATGGCCGAAGCCAACCCAACATGGGGGCCCCGCGCATTCACGGGGAGTTGCTGAAGCTGGGGATGGCGGTAGGCCAGACACCGGTCGCTCGGTACATGCCCAGACCGGGAAGGGGAGCGCCGAAACCGTCACCAACATGGCGGAACTTCTTGCGCTTGCATCTGGTGGAGTCCGCGGGGATGGACTTCCTTGTCATTCCGACTGCGATGTTTGGAGTGCTGTTGGGATTTGTGGTTGTGAGTCACCGGGACAGGCGAATCCTCCACCTCAATGTGACAGCGCACCCGACAGAAGAATGGACGAAGCAGTTGCGAGAGGCCTTTCCCTGGGCCAGTGCTCCGAGGCACTTGCACCGAGACAGGGACAAGCTCTACTCAGAGGGCGTTCGCGCCACGCTTACCCATTTGGGGATTCGGGAGGTGCCGAGTGCAGCACGGTGTCCGTGGCAGAATCCCTATGCGGAGAGAGTCATCGGCTCGATACGTAGGGAGCTGCTGGACCATGTCGTCGTCCTGAACGAAGCCCACGCTCGGC
Coding sequences within:
- a CDS encoding integrase core domain-containing protein, yielding MFGVLLGFVVVSHRDRRILHLNVTAHPTEEWTKQLREAFPWASAPRHLHRDRDKLYSEGVRATLTHLGIREVPSAARCPWQNPYAERVIGSIRRELLDHVVVLNEAHARRLLREYQRYYNASRTHLSLGKDAPETREVQGTEHGAKVIELPICVRRTGGECPRAGREVLRRLSRA